In one window of Rhodanobacter sp. FDAARGOS 1247 DNA:
- a CDS encoding TRAP transporter large permease has translation MGIAILFIVFGLLLVLGVPVAFSLAAAALATLWYLDLPAVVLVQQIGAGIGTASLVAIPLFIFAGEIMMRGGISERLIAFAASLVGRLRGGLGQVSILSSLFFGGVSGSAIADVSAVGGTMIPQMIKRGYDRDFAVNVSITAALVALVVPPSHNLILFSAAAGGSISISDLFAAGILPALLMTAVLMVTGYCVARRRGYGVESFPGVRKVLSLLVAAVPGLGLVALIFIGIRAGIFTAVESAAIAVIYALLVTGVLYRNFSWRGFLDTVVHAAQGTGVILFVIATAAVFGWLLAYLEVPAAMVNFLGMIAHDKTTVLLMIVVLLLMLGTFMDLAPMILICTPIFLPVVKAYGIDPVQFAMVLVISGGIGLVTPPVGSVLFIGTAIGKISIAESMKTIWPFWLAAVAGLLVVTFFPQLSLWLPALMRH, from the coding sequence ATGGGCATCGCGATCCTGTTCATCGTCTTCGGCCTCCTGCTGGTGCTGGGCGTGCCGGTGGCCTTTTCGCTGGCAGCGGCAGCGCTGGCCACGCTGTGGTATCTGGATCTGCCGGCCGTGGTGCTGGTGCAGCAGATCGGTGCCGGCATCGGCACGGCGTCGCTGGTCGCCATTCCGCTGTTCATCTTTGCCGGTGAAATCATGATGCGCGGCGGCATTTCGGAGCGCCTGATCGCCTTCGCCGCCTCGCTGGTCGGGCGTTTGCGCGGTGGCCTGGGCCAGGTTTCGATCCTGTCCTCGCTGTTCTTCGGCGGCGTTTCCGGTTCGGCCATCGCCGATGTGTCGGCGGTGGGCGGCACCATGATTCCGCAGATGATCAAGCGTGGCTACGATCGGGATTTCGCGGTCAACGTCAGCATCACGGCGGCGCTGGTGGCGCTGGTGGTGCCGCCATCGCACAACCTGATCCTGTTCTCGGCGGCCGCCGGTGGCAGCATTTCCATCAGCGACCTGTTCGCCGCCGGCATCCTGCCGGCACTGCTGATGACGGCCGTGCTGATGGTGACCGGTTATTGCGTGGCGCGCCGGCGCGGGTACGGCGTGGAATCCTTCCCCGGCGTGCGCAAGGTTTTGTCGCTGCTGGTGGCGGCAGTGCCCGGACTGGGGCTGGTGGCGCTGATCTTCATCGGCATCCGCGCGGGCATCTTCACCGCGGTGGAGTCGGCGGCGATCGCGGTGATCTATGCGCTGCTGGTGACCGGCGTGCTGTATCGGAATTTCAGTTGGCGTGGCTTCCTGGATACGGTGGTTCACGCCGCCCAGGGCACCGGCGTGATCCTGTTCGTGATCGCTACCGCGGCGGTGTTCGGCTGGTTGCTGGCCTACCTGGAAGTGCCGGCGGCGATGGTCAACTTCCTGGGCATGATCGCCCACGACAAGACGACCGTGCTGCTGATGATCGTGGTGCTGCTGCTGATGCTGGGCACGTTCATGGATCTGGCGCCGATGATCCTGATCTGCACGCCGATCTTCCTGCCGGTGGTCAAGGCCTATGGCATTGATCCGGTCCAATTCGCGATGGTGCTGGTGATCAGCGGCGGCATCGGCCTGGTGACGCCGCCGGTGGGTTCGGTGCTGTTCATCGGCACCGCCATCGGCAAGATCAGCATCGCCGAGTCGATGAAAACGATCTGGCCGTTCTGGCTGGCGGCGGTGGCCGGCTTGCTGGTGGTGACTTTCTTCCCGCAGCTGTCGCTGTGGCTGCCGGCGCTGATGCGGCACTGA
- a CDS encoding TRAP transporter small permease translates to MSETDNPTMATGPQRWLEVLARIAIHLAALAMLGLVAVQGWQVFARYVINDSPGWTEPLTILLLSTAMSLGAAAAVHSNRHFGFFLLAGQLGPRLKCALEVVVETVVAAIGAVLAGWGWMLWIDGLHIKTAGADFPQSINYLPLSIGGALMLVFAVNRIVLALRPTATAEGH, encoded by the coding sequence ATGTCCGAAACCGACAACCCCACGATGGCGACAGGCCCCCAGCGATGGCTGGAAGTGCTTGCACGCATCGCCATCCACCTCGCCGCACTGGCCATGCTCGGGCTGGTGGCCGTGCAGGGCTGGCAGGTGTTCGCCCGCTATGTGATCAACGATTCGCCGGGCTGGACCGAGCCGTTGACGATCCTGCTGCTGAGCACGGCCATGAGCCTGGGCGCCGCCGCCGCCGTGCACAGCAACCGGCACTTCGGCTTCTTCCTGCTCGCCGGCCAGCTCGGACCCAGGCTCAAGTGCGCGCTGGAAGTCGTGGTCGAAACCGTGGTGGCGGCGATCGGCGCGGTGCTGGCCGGGTGGGGCTGGATGCTGTGGATCGATGGCCTGCATATCAAGACCGCCGGCGCGGACTTCCCGCAAAGCATCAACTACCTGCCGCTGAGCATCGGCGGTGCGCTGATGCTGGTATTTGCGGTGAATCGCATCGTGCTGGCGCTGCGCCCGACCGCCACTGCCGAAGGCCACTGA